The following coding sequences lie in one Arachis hypogaea cultivar Tifrunner chromosome 9, arahy.Tifrunner.gnm2.J5K5, whole genome shotgun sequence genomic window:
- the LOC112711917 gene encoding uncharacterized protein, whose protein sequence is MILRRLGDMTISKRKYTRVDTLELKALLGRRVGHQRADKYFDQLRRLFSSKISKSEFDRVCIMVIGRENIPLHNQFIRAILKNACLAKVPPPKPRGSARLGSVSSVEVSNGRQSSSILTPSGDALSRLAAQDPKFKARQNSLGKQQSLASDEFAFKTQEQQSATELNSLDSRAPVSVEDGEEVRQTAGSPGIQSRSPVTAPLGISMNLGCNRKLASNVSLCSKYYPETCHSMGDLPDTRSLRSRLEQKLEKEGLTVTVDCVNLLNNALDSYMKRLIESSLVLAGSRVGNEQIRLPSRQLINSNGMLPRRYMQTAPRLAKASILDFCLAMELNPQVLGPDWPMQLERISIRASEE, encoded by the coding sequence ATGATTCTGAGAAGACTGGGTGACATGACGATATCCAAAAGGAAGTACACTCGAGTCGACACTTTGGAGCTGAAGGCACTACTTGGCCGGAGGGTTGGTCATCAGAGAGCTGACAAGTACTTTGATCAACTCAGAAGATTGTTCAGTTCAAAGATCAGCAAATCAGAGTTCGACAGGGTTTGCATCATGGTCATTGGGAGAGAAAACATCCCTCTTCACAACCAGTTCATTAGGGCAATTCTCAAGAATGCTTGTCTCGCCAAAGTCCCGCCGCCGAAGCCGAGAGGTTCTGCCAGACTGGGAAGTGTTTCCAGTGTGGAAGTTTCTAATGGGAGGCAAAGCAGCTCTATCCTAACACCATCAGGGGATGCATTATCCCGGTTAGCTGCACAAGATCCCAAGTTCAAAGCCCGCCAAAATTCTCTTGGCAAGCAACAAAGTCTGGCATCTGATGAATTTGCCTTCAAGACACAAGAGCAGCAGAGTGCAACTGAACTGAATTCCCTCGACAGTAGAGCTCCTGTTTCTGTTGAAGATGGAGAAGAAGTTAGACAAACGGCTGGAAGCCCCGGCATCCAAAGCAGGAGCCCAGTTACAGCACCCCTTGGTATATCCATGAATTTAGGTTGCAATCGGAAGCTTGCATCAAATGTATCTTTATGTAGTAAATATTATCCCGAGACCTGTCACAGCATGGGAGATCTCCCCGACACGAGATCTTTGAGGAGTCGGTTAGAGCAGAAGTTGGAGAAGGAAGGTTTAACTGTCACAGTGGATTGTGTAAATCTTTTGAATAATGCATTGGATTCATATATGAAGAGGTTGATTGAATCTTCCCTGGTTTTAGCTGGGTCAAGAGTTGGAAACGAGCAAATAAGGCTGCCGAGTCGACAGCTGATTAATTCAAACGGAATGCTACCAAGAAGGTACATGCAAACAGCACCTAGATTGGCCAAAGCATCAATCTTGGATTTTTGTCTTGCGATGGAGCTAAATCCGCAAGTTCTTGGACCAGATTGGCCGATGCAGCTTGAGAGGATTTCCATACGTGCTTCTGAAGAATGA
- the LOC112711918 gene encoding uncharacterized protein: MSAALLKNPARIPYALMQRRFIAPTRAPSSPFPFLCKNLQSRPYLQLLKPREYKISPYLFSSSFCSSSSSTAASASLAKVGFVGWYLGMVKSWPILTKSVTSALIYIAADLSAQTIVRQSQDSYDFVRTLRMAGYGMIILGPTLHFWFNFVSKLFPKRDLLSTLKKMVMGQTIYGPAMTIVFFSLNARLQGETSTEIAARLKRDFLPTFLSGVMYWPFCDFITYRFVPVHLQPLVTNSFSYLWTIYMTYMASLEKAKTAS, encoded by the exons ATGAGTGCCGCTTTGTTGAAGAACCCCGCTAGGATTCCCTATGCTTTGATGCAGAGGCGCTTCATTGCTCCAACGAGAgctccttcttctccttttccttttctctgcAAGAACTTGCAGTCAAGGCCTTATCTTCAGCTGCTGAAACCCAGAGAATATAAGATATCCCCATATTTGTTCTCTTCATcattttgttcttcatcatcttctacaGCTGCATCGGCTTCACTTGCCAAGGTTGGCTTTGTGGGTTGGTATTTGGGGATGGTCAAGTCCTGGCCCATTCTCACCAAAAGTGTTACTTCTGCTCTCATTTACATCGCTGCTGATTTATCCGCTCAG ACTATAGTGCGGCAATCACAAGATTCTTATGATTTCGTAAGGACTTTACGCATGGCAGGATATGGCATGATCATTTTAGGACCAACACTCCATTTCTGGTTCAATTTTGTGTCAAAGCTTTTCCCAAAAAGGGATCTTTTGTCTACATTGAAGAAGATGGTCATGGGCCAGACAATTTATGGACCTGCAATGACTATTGTTTTCTTCTCCTTGAATGCTCGATTGCAGG GTGAAACTAGCACAGAGATTGCTGCACGTTTAAAGCGTGATTTTCTTCCTACATTCTTAAGTGGAGTTATGTACTGGccattttgtgattttattacATATAGATTCGTTCCAGTCCATTTACAG CCACTCGTCACTAACTCATTTTCTTACTTGTGGACCATTTATATGACCTACATGGCAAGCCTAGAGAAAGCAAAGACTGCTTCCTGA